The genomic interval AGAAGAGTTAAAAGGAAAAATCAGAGAAATGGGCGAAATGTCAATTGTTTCTTTGGAAGATGCATTTGACGCTTTAAAAAAGCAAGATGTAGAAATTGCTTTAAGGGTAATGGAAGAAGATAATGACATTGATAATCTAGAATCTGAAATTAATCATTTTGCAATTTGGTTAATGGCGAAAGAACAGCCTGTCGCAAGAGACTTGCGTGTTGTGATTGGCGTTATTAAAATTTCCTCTGAAATTGAGCGCGTAGCAGACTTTGCTGTAAACATTGCAAAAGCAACGATTAAGATTGGAAAAACACCATCACTTCTAAGTCTAACACAGCTAGAGAAAATGAAGGAAATATCTATTGACATGTTGAAAAAAGCTATTAAATCCTTCATAGAAGAAGATATTGTCCTTGCGAAAGAAATAAGTAAGCTAGAAGATGAAGTAGATGATTATTATTTAGAAACATATAAGAAATTAACAGCATACTTAAGTGAGCATCCAGAAGAAACAAATCAGCTTGTCCAATTATTATTTATCAATCGCTATTTGGAAAGAACTGCTGATCATATTACAAATATGGCGGAAAGCACAGGTTATTTAATCAAAGGGAAGATATATGATTTTAATTCTTAATAAGTAAACGGCAAAAGGAGAGAAAAACCAAATGAGTTTTCTCTCCTTTTTATTTTTGGTACTAATGATCATTTGGTTATAGTTTGAATTTTAAGATATTTCTGATAAAGTAATAAGTATATATAAAATGTATAGATGTTTCATATAAAAGGAGGTAGAGAAATGCAGGTTTATTTTGAAAAAGAAAAGGAAAATATGCTTAAATTGCTAGAAAGAATAGTAAATATTGATAGCGGGTCCTATCAGAAACTAGGAGTGGATAAAGTAGGAGACATTTTAATCCATGAATTTGAGCAGCTTGGTTTTATTGCAGATGTTCACGAGGTTCATGATAAAGGAAATAATATCGTATTAAAGCATAAAGAGGCAACGAATCCAAGCATATTATTAATTGGGCATATTGATACAGTTTTTCCTGCTGGAACAGTTGAAAAACGCCTGTTTACCATAGAGGGGGATCATGCTAAAGGTCCTGGCGTTTTTGATATGAAGGCAAGTCATGTAATGACATTGTATGCTTTAAAATACTTAATTTCTCAAAATAATGATGCGTATAAAAATGTAGTAATTATTATTAATACAGATGAAGAAATAGGATCTATTACTTCAAGAGAATTGATAGAAGCTACCGCAGAGAAAGTGAAACATGTGTTCATTATGGAGCCTGCTGATCTAGATGGAAATGTGGTGATTGGCCGTAAAGGTGGCGGTAAATTCTTCTTGAAAATATACGGGAAGTCAGCCCATTCCGGTGTTGCGCCAGAGAAAGGGGCAAGTGCTATTCAAGAGCTTGCATTAAAAATAATTCCCTTACATGAGTTAACGAAATGGGAAGGTATTCATGTAAATGTAGGATTAGTGAACGGTGGTCAATCCGTTAATACTATTGCCCCTTTTGCAGAAGCGGGAATTGATTTGCGTTTTGAAACACAGGAACAGGGAGAATTTGCTCAATCCAAAATATTAGAAATTTGTAGTTTTACGGAAACACCAAATACTCGTATAGAAATTAGCGGAGGCATTACTCGGCCAGCTTGGAAAATGGAGGAAAATCAGAATGAATTACTTAAAATAATGAAAGAAGCTGCTTCTGAATTAAATATAGACTTGGGAGCTACTTATAGCGGCGGTGGTTCAGATGGAAACTTTACAGGAAATATGGGAATTCCAACAATAGATGGCTTAGGACCAAGAGGAGGAAATGCCCATCAAGACGATGAGTTTATGGTCATCTCTTCATTAAGTGAACGAGGACAATTATTGGTAAAAGTACTGGATAAAATAAATAAACGGAAAGAGGAAGAGATTCTTCTAAATAGTAACTAAATAATTTGGAAGGAAAGATTTACTGACAGAAGAATGGTAAGAATAATGAGAAGAAGCTACATAGAAAATGTAAGGAGAAGAAGCAGAAAATCTCGGGGTACAAACATATACTGAAATGTCTGATAACGAAGATAAAGCCACCAACTCAGAAGAATTGGTGGCTTTACTATTGAAATAGTTAAATCCCCATTTTATTAATTTTCGACTAGAAGCTAGGCAAATTCACAATTGAGTTAGGACAGAATAGAGCCGGTAATAATTTGAAATTAAATTTTTAAAAATAGATAAACCAAAATAAACAGAAAAACATATTCTAAAGGGAGAAAAGCAATTTTCGAAAAAAGGAGTTAGTTTGATTATAAATTAGTACCAGGTAATAGTAATTGGTGTTAATATAGAAGAAAATTAATGATGAGGTGATGTGAATGTCAGCATCTAAAGCACGTATTACGGCGATAGGTTCATACGTTCCAGAGCGTATTTTAACGAATAATGATTTAGAAAAAATGGTTGATACAAACGATGAATGGATTGTAAAGCGAACTGGTATCAAGGAAAGAAGAATAGCTAGTGATAAGGAATTTACGAGTGATCTAAGTTATAAAGCAGTACTCAATTTGATGGAACGATACGATAAAACGGTTGATGATGTCGATTTAATTATCGTCTGTACGATGACTCCTGATTATACAACACCAAGTGTTGCTTCCAATCTGCAAGCTAAGCTCGGGATAAAAAATACGGGTGCGATTGATTTAAATGCTGCCTGTGCTGGATTTGCTTATGGATTGAATGTTGCGAATGGGATGATTACATCAGGATTAAATAAAAAAATCCTTGTTGTAGGAGCAGAAACATTATCAAAAATCACAGATTTCACTGATCGTACGACTTGTATTCTTTTTGGCGATGGAGCAGGAGCATTACTTGTAGAATATGATGAGAATCAACCAAGCTTTATTTCTTCTCATATAGGGTCTGAAGGAGAAGGTGGTCAACATTTATATTGTACGAATTTAGCTACTCAGATGAATAACATCGACTTACTGGGGAATGGCTGTATTGTCCAAAATGGGAGAGAAGTCTATAAGTGGGCAATTAAAACAGTGACTAACGGCATGAAGGCTGTTGCAGAAAAGGGAAGGATTAATCTAGATGAAATAGACTGGTTTGTGCCACATAGTGCCAATTTAAGAATGTTAGAATCGATTTGTGAGAAGAGTAATTTTCCAATGGAACAAACCTTATATAGTCTTATCCATTACGGAAATACCTCTGCAGCCACTATTCCATTGTCCTTGGATATAGGTGTAGAAGAAGGAAAATTAAAGGCTGGAGACTATGTATTATTGTATGGTTTTGGTGGTGGCCTAGCACATGCAGGATTATTGATTAAATGGACACTTTGAAGAAAAAAAGGATAATTTTAGTGATAGCGTATGGAAAAGATATAGTAGTATAATTAAATTCCATATTATTATCTATCCTAACAAGGAGGAGTTCAGTAATTGGACTCTCTTTTTTTGTTTTTTTGAAATAGATAATAGTGGATTTGAATAAAAATAATTCTACGAAAAATGGCAAACCTATCGAAAGCTAGGGACGCAAAGTCACAGACCTAAGGCAATATTGCTATGGTGGCTGGATTACCGAAAAGATGGTTAAATCCACCTTTTTTAAGGTGTTTTTTTATTGGCGGTAATTTTGCCAAGAAAGAGAACGACCGATACTTTCTTCATTTTTTGTGTAGTTTTTATGTTACAAGGAAAAATAGTATCAAAATAAGAGGAGTGGCTCAATTGAAGTTAGTATTAAAAAATACATTGGTTTTTAGCTTGCTTATTGCTATTTCTATGATAAGTATATCTGCTTTTGGCTATATGAAAGCAAAGGCAATTCTTTATGATCGCTTTCAAGACCAAGCATATAGTCAATTAGAATCGGTAAAAGCCAATATAGATATTTGGATACAGGGAAAACAAGATACAATGACATACATGGCGGAAGTGGATGAATTAAAAGCCAATGATGTAGAAAAAGCACAAGTGTTAGGAACTAGAATTGCGGAAAGATTGGAAAATCCAGATGCATTTGCCTATATTGATGCAGAAGGATTTCTATACTTAGGTGGCAATAAAATTTCTGTTGCAGAAGCTCCTCATTATAAAGGTGCTATGGAGGACTTAACGAAGACATATGATCCTGTCCCGTCTGAAACACCAAGCTTAAATGGTGCTCCTATTGTATTATCATCGGCACCGATATATGGAGATAACGGGGGAATTGTA from Niallia sp. FSL W8-0635 carries:
- the phoU gene encoding phosphate signaling complex protein PhoU — protein: MVIRENFEKKLEELKGKIREMGEMSIVSLEDAFDALKKQDVEIALRVMEEDNDIDNLESEINHFAIWLMAKEQPVARDLRVVIGVIKISSEIERVADFAVNIAKATIKIGKTPSLLSLTQLEKMKEISIDMLKKAIKSFIEEDIVLAKEISKLEDEVDDYYLETYKKLTAYLSEHPEETNQLVQLLFINRYLERTADHITNMAESTGYLIKGKIYDFNS
- a CDS encoding M20 family metallopeptidase — translated: MQVYFEKEKENMLKLLERIVNIDSGSYQKLGVDKVGDILIHEFEQLGFIADVHEVHDKGNNIVLKHKEATNPSILLIGHIDTVFPAGTVEKRLFTIEGDHAKGPGVFDMKASHVMTLYALKYLISQNNDAYKNVVIIINTDEEIGSITSRELIEATAEKVKHVFIMEPADLDGNVVIGRKGGGKFFLKIYGKSAHSGVAPEKGASAIQELALKIIPLHELTKWEGIHVNVGLVNGGQSVNTIAPFAEAGIDLRFETQEQGEFAQSKILEICSFTETPNTRIEISGGITRPAWKMEENQNELLKIMKEAASELNIDLGATYSGGGSDGNFTGNMGIPTIDGLGPRGGNAHQDDEFMVISSLSERGQLLVKVLDKINKRKEEEILLNSN
- a CDS encoding ketoacyl-ACP synthase III, whose amino-acid sequence is MSASKARITAIGSYVPERILTNNDLEKMVDTNDEWIVKRTGIKERRIASDKEFTSDLSYKAVLNLMERYDKTVDDVDLIIVCTMTPDYTTPSVASNLQAKLGIKNTGAIDLNAACAGFAYGLNVANGMITSGLNKKILVVGAETLSKITDFTDRTTCILFGDGAGALLVEYDENQPSFISSHIGSEGEGGQHLYCTNLATQMNNIDLLGNGCIVQNGREVYKWAIKTVTNGMKAVAEKGRINLDEIDWFVPHSANLRMLESICEKSNFPMEQTLYSLIHYGNTSAATIPLSLDIGVEEGKLKAGDYVLLYGFGGGLAHAGLLIKWTL